Part of the Candidatus Hydrogenedentota bacterium genome is shown below.
CCGCTCTTAAAAGGGAGATAGCCATGACCAGAAGATTTCAAATACGTATAATCATAGGTTTTACCTGTTGTATTTTTATGAGTGCCAATCTCCACAGTCAAGAAGCGTTGCTATCAGATTGGCCACACTTTCGAGGTCCCCTTGAAAATGGCATCGTACCTGATACAAACGACCATGCCCAACTTCCTCAACACTGGAGCGAAACAGAAAATATTGCCTGGAAAACAGAGATCCCCTTTCGCGGCTGGTCTACGCCCGTCATCCTGGACCGTCAGATTTGGCTGACTACGGCAACGGAAGAAGGACACGATTTCTACGCCTTATGCATAGATGCCGATTCCGGCGCGATCCTATTCAACGAAATGCTTTTTCATAGCGACTCCCCTGAAGAATTGGGCAATGATGTTAATTCCTATGCCTCCCCCTCTTGCGTGATGGAACCGGGGCGCGTTTATATTCATTTCGGAAGCTATGGCACCGCCTGCCTTGATACGAAGGATTTTTCCATACGTTGGGAGCGGAAAGATTTGCCCTGCCGCCATTACCGCGGACCGGGATCCTCCCCCATACTTTTTGAAAATTTATTGGTCTTAACCTTCGACGGGGCAGACCAACAATACCTCACCGCTTTGGATAAAGATACCGGAAAAACCATCTGGAGAACAGACCGTACAACAGAATGGTTGGACTTGGATGATAAGGGAATCCCCATACGGGAGGGCGATTTGAGAAAAGCCTTTACAACGCCCACCGTACTATCCTTAGCAGATATGCCCTTGCTGGTCAGCCCGGGATCCTATACCATCTTCGCGTACAATGCACGAACGGGCGAGGAAATATGGAAAGCACGGAACACCGCCTATTCGCCTGCCCTCAGCCCGATCTATGAAGACGGACTCCTTTACGTGACTACGGGACGGGGAAGCGGCGGCGCAATTTGGGCGATGCGGCCCGATGGCAAAGGCGATGTGACCGACAGCCATGTAGTCTGGAAGGTTGAAGGACGACCGGTACCTGACGAGCCCTCTCCCTTACTCTACGACGGACTCCTCTTTCTACTCAATAACAATGGTTTGGTCAGTTGTTTAGACGCCAAGACCGGCGAGGAAAAATGGGCTAAGCCTATAGGCGGCAATTATACGGCATCCCCTATTTGTGCCAATGGCAAACTCTATTTTTGCAATGTGCAAGGGCGCACCACCCTACTCAACGCCTCTTCGACCTTTGAAAAAGTTGCCGTAAACAACTTGGACATCGGTTGTCTGGCATCGCCGGCAGTAGATGGCAACGCGTTGATTCTGAGAACGAAAACCCATCTCTACCGCATCGCAGAACCAACTCCCTAAACAACGCAAAGCGGGCACGATCAACGCCT
Proteins encoded:
- a CDS encoding PQQ-binding-like beta-propeller repeat protein, encoding MTRRFQIRIIIGFTCCIFMSANLHSQEALLSDWPHFRGPLENGIVPDTNDHAQLPQHWSETENIAWKTEIPFRGWSTPVILDRQIWLTTATEEGHDFYALCIDADSGAILFNEMLFHSDSPEELGNDVNSYASPSCVMEPGRVYIHFGSYGTACLDTKDFSIRWERKDLPCRHYRGPGSSPILFENLLVLTFDGADQQYLTALDKDTGKTIWRTDRTTEWLDLDDKGIPIREGDLRKAFTTPTVLSLADMPLLVSPGSYTIFAYNARTGEEIWKARNTAYSPALSPIYEDGLLYVTTGRGSGGAIWAMRPDGKGDVTDSHVVWKVEGRPVPDEPSPLLYDGLLFLLNNNGLVSCLDAKTGEEKWAKPIGGNYTASPICANGKLYFCNVQGRTTLLNASSTFEKVAVNNLDIGCLASPAVDGNALILRTKTHLYRIAEPTP